The following is a genomic window from Butyricimonas faecihominis.
CGTGGATGGTGTCCGTCAATGGATTCGCAACAGATTCATGCCTATGGTGGGGCCATTTACAAACATGGAGAAATATAGCAAGAGAAAGGTAAGAGAAGATGTAAATTTTAAAGAGCACTTACTTCGTTTCCTTCATCAGGCAGACTTCAATATTACTGGATTGAGTGAAAAGACTGAAGAAAAGCCGTTACCTCCTTATTTTCATAAATATCTACAGATACAAGATTCTTTACCCGAAGATAAAAAGAAAGAATTACTTACTCCAGAAACTTATAAAGAACATGTCTTAGGTTTTGAACACACGGTAGAAAATGAACGCGGTCTGGAAACTTACGAGTTATCCACTCGTCAAGAGAGCGATGGTACAACACGTGTAATGGACATTGAAGCAGCTATCTACGAGGCAATCAAAAATAACTCAGTCCTGATACTAGATGAGATAGAATCTTCGTTACATCCAAATTTAATTGAGTTTATTCTTCAAGAATATATCATGAATAGTAACGAGAGTCAAATGCTCATAACCACACATTATCCTGGCTTGCTTAATACCATTGATGATCTTGTCCGCAAGGATAATATCTGGTTTGTGGAAAAAGACAAGTCGGGTGCTACCGATTTGTATTCTCTCGTGGAATTCAAGGGATTGAACAAGATTTCAAAGATTGAACGTGCCTATCGTAAAGGTCAATTTGGCGCACTTCCAAATATTTAATACTTATGGCACGCAAGATTAATTCTCGACAAACTCGGCAACTACAGAAACGTGTGGTTGGAGCAGGACTTACTGAATTTTGGTATTTAAAGCACCTCAAGCCACTACTTGACTTGAAGTTTGAGCTATACCCTCGTCTATTTGGTAATGAATCCATGGGGGAGATAAACAAACTCATCGAGGAGGGACTTAATGATGACGCAGAAGTAATATGCTTCTTCGATGAAGATGTCATGCGATGGGATCAAGTAGAAGGAAAACGTATAAAGGAATTGCATTGTAAATACGATAATAATTCCCGTGTAACGCTTGCATGTAGTATGCCCTCTATTGAATATTGGTTTTTACTTCACTACGAAAAGACCAATCGTCACCTTGCCACCTCTCGTGACGCAATCAGTTCCTTGCGCAGATACATTGTCCAGTTCGACAAAAAGGAAAATTTTCTCAAGCATCAAAAGTGGGTTGCCGAACTAATTAAAGACAACAAAATGGATCATGCTATGCAACGAGCAGAAGTACTAGGCAGAAGCGGGACATCATATTCTGATATATGGAAGGCTATCAAGGTGATGAAGTAAAACAAGCCTTCGTATGAAGATGTATCAAAACGAGTTTTAATACATCTTCCTATAAATTATTACACCTTATTTCCTGTAATCATAGAAACCGATTCCGGTCTTACGTCCCAACAAGTTGGCACGAACCATCTTCCGTAATAACGGGTGAGGGCGATACTTGGAATCACCGAATTCATTATACAGCACTTCCATGATAGCCAGACACACGTCCAAACCGATCAAGTCTCCCAATGCCAAAGGTCCCATCGGGTGGTTAGCCCCTAATTTCATGGCCTCGTCAATCTCTTCCTTGGTAGCAACACCGTCAGCGTAAATTCCAATACCCTCGTTTACCATCGGGATCAGGATTCTATTTACCACGAAACCGGGAGCCTCGTTCACGCTTACCGGGGTTTTACCCACTTCTGCAGCGATTGCCATCACCTTGTCGTGAACCTCCTGAGAAGTCAACTGCCCTTTAATCACCTCAACCAATTTCATCATCGGCACCGGGTTAAAGAAGTGCATACCGATCACTTTCTCCGGGCGGCTGGTTGCGGCAGCAATTTCCGTGATAGAAAGCGAAGAAGTATTCGTGGCCAGGATAGCTTCCGGCTTGCAGATCGCATCCAACGTTTTGAATATCTCGTTCTTGGTTGCCATATCCTCGGCAACCACCTCGATCACCAAATCGGCATCTTTACAATCTTCGTATGCCATAGTGTCCTTGATGCGGGCATTGATAGCCTCCTTCTCGGCAGCTTCCATCTTGCCTTTTTCTACCAACTTGGAAAGGCTCTTCTCGATAGCCTTGTGAGCTTTACCTAAAGATGCCTCTGAACGACCTTTTAACAACACGTCATGCCCGGCTTGAGCAAAGGTTTGGGCAATACCATTACCCATCGTACCTGTACCTACAACGCAAATTTTCATTTCCTCTTAATTTAAAACCTTCAAATATATAATATCAAATTCTCTATTATCGTACAAACGCCAGCTTTTCAGCTTTTATCTTTTCTTGAATTCCGCTCCTCTTTTGCCTAGAAATGCCTGCATTCCTTCTTTCTGATCCTCGGTTGAAAAGCACAACCCGAACAAATCACTTTCAACCGAAATACCCGTGTCAATATCTGTCTCCACTCCCCGGTTAATCGCCTCTTTAGCATAACGCACAGCCAGCGGAGCTTTTGCCGCGATCTTCTTCGCCATGGCCATACATTCATCCATCAGCGCTTCCGGTTCCACCACCTTGTTCACCAACCCGATACGATAGGCCTCCTCGGCTACAATCACGTCTGCCGTGTAGATCAGTTCTTTTGCCTTACCCAATCCCACTATACGCGGTAACCGTTGCGTACCGGAGAATCCCGGGGTGATCCCCAAACCTACTTCCGGTTGCCCGAATTTAGCTTTCACCGAAGCGATACGGATGTCACAAGCCATGGCTAACTCACATCCGCCCCCTAGCGCGAAACCATTTACACCGGCAATAACCACCTTGTTCAACAATTCGATTTTGCGGAAAACAGCCGCTCCCAACTCTCCAAACGCTTTCCCCTCCACCGCATTCAACGTACTCATCTGGGATATATCCGCTCCTGCCACGAACGAACGTCCT
Proteins encoded in this region:
- a CDS encoding 3-hydroxybutyryl-CoA dehydrogenase is translated as MKICVVGTGTMGNGIAQTFAQAGHDVLLKGRSEASLGKAHKAIEKSLSKLVEKGKMEAAEKEAINARIKDTMAYEDCKDADLVIEVVAEDMATKNEIFKTLDAICKPEAILATNTSSLSITEIAAATSRPEKVIGMHFFNPVPMMKLVEVIKGQLTSQEVHDKVMAIAAEVGKTPVSVNEAPGFVVNRILIPMVNEGIGIYADGVATKEEIDEAMKLGANHPMGPLALGDLIGLDVCLAIMEVLYNEFGDSKYRPHPLLRKMVRANLLGRKTGIGFYDYRK
- a CDS encoding RloB domain-containing protein — its product is MARKINSRQTRQLQKRVVGAGLTEFWYLKHLKPLLDLKFELYPRLFGNESMGEINKLIEEGLNDDAEVICFFDEDVMRWDQVEGKRIKELHCKYDNNSRVTLACSMPSIEYWFLLHYEKTNRHLATSRDAISSLRRYIVQFDKKENFLKHQKWVAELIKDNKMDHAMQRAEVLGRSGTSYSDIWKAIKVMK
- a CDS encoding AAA family ATPase, which produces MIEEIIFKNVLSFKKETTFSFEATPDTTFETQHVVTMPNGTRLLKLGIVYGPNAGGKSNLLYAISALRDFMVFDPQSMDEPTGFEPFLLDKETPNLPSEYSIKFWVNGIRYWYQLTATTKLVIHEKLSYYKTVQPIKVFERVLEDEQSVLSFNPAVQKIDQEEQKALTLNCLPNKSFFAARGHVNMKMEHVDGVRQWIRNRFMPMVGPFTNMEKYSKRKVREDVNFKEHLLRFLHQADFNITGLSEKTEEKPLPPYFHKYLQIQDSLPEDKKKELLTPETYKEHVLGFEHTVENERGLETYELSTRQESDGTTRVMDIEAAIYEAIKNNSVLILDEIESSLHPNLIEFILQEYIMNSNESQMLITTHYPGLLNTIDDLVRKDNIWFVEKDKSGATDLYSLVEFKGLNKISKIERAYRKGQFGALPNI
- a CDS encoding short-chain-enoyl-CoA hydratase, whose product is MAYTKLIVEKQDNICTVKINNPEALNALNSTILKELDAAFTAIGEDDSVDVVILTGEGRSFVAGADISQMSTLNAVEGKAFGELGAAVFRKIELLNKVVIAGVNGFALGGGCELAMACDIRIASVKAKFGQPEVGLGITPGFSGTQRLPRIVGLGKAKELIYTADVIVAEEAYRIGLVNKVVEPEALMDECMAMAKKIAAKAPLAVRYAKEAINRGVETDIDTGISVESDLFGLCFSTEDQKEGMQAFLGKRGAEFKKR